One genomic window of Candidatus Trichorickettsia mobilis includes the following:
- a CDS encoding type II toxin-antitoxin system HigB family toxin — protein sequence MRIISVKKLKDFWESGHADSEQPLKAWYQILKRGNFENTNEVKRLFSSASFVGNNRVVFNICGNKYRLVTYVRYDIKIMYIRFVGTHAEYDKINVTEV from the coding sequence ATGAGAATAATTTCAGTAAAAAAGCTAAAAGATTTTTGGGAAAGCGGTCATGCTGATTCTGAACAACCTTTAAAAGCCTGGTATCAAATTTTAAAACGAGGAAATTTTGAGAACACAAATGAAGTAAAGCGATTATTTTCGAGCGCTAGTTTTGTTGGTAATAATCGTGTTGTTTTTAATATTTGTGGCAATAAATATAGGTTAGTTACTTATGTAAGGTACGACATAAAAATAATGTATATAAGATTTGTGGGTACTCATGCTGAATATGATAAAATTAATGTTACAGAGGTATAG
- a CDS encoding coiled-coil domain-containing protein, with protein MTIINTHSVVKNLIAHGWTENQAEVMTDLFSQCATKDQLDEIKQTMVTKAELMEVKTNLKAEIMEVKAEIMEVRTEIIKIENKITDIKLDLLKWTMPMFMTTIGLMVSILIKMTYG; from the coding sequence ATGACAATAATTAATACACATTCAGTAGTAAAAAATCTAATTGCACACGGTTGGACAGAGAATCAAGCGGAAGTTATGACTGACCTTTTCAGTCAATGCGCAACCAAGGATCAATTGGATGAAATAAAACAGACTATGGTTACTAAAGCCGAGCTCATGGAAGTAAAAACTAATCTTAAAGCTGAGATTATGGAAGTAAAAGCTGAGATTATGGAAGTAAGAACTGAAATTATTAAAATAGAAAATAAAATTACTGATATCAAGCTTGATTTATTGAAATGGACGATGCCAATGTTTATGACTACCATAGGGTTAATGGTTTCAATTCTGATTAAAATGACTTATGGATGA
- the terL gene encoding phage terminase large subunit: MQYPESLLQAILRQDFCSFINKVFNSVNPGTEYKSNWHIELIAEYLEAVHHRQIKRLIINLPPRGLKSLCISVAWPAWVLGHDPSKRIMAASYSQILSIKHSMDCRLVMASDWYKQIFPQTILSKKHNQKSKFLTDANGFRFATSVGCSATGEGGDFLIIDDPHNPLQVNSPKLRHRVIEWFEQTFITRLNDKNNGAIILVMQRLHSEDLSGHLLSNSDHWEHLKIPVKASENIKFYINNKEYEFLAGEVLHQERDQTEHLLKLEQEIGLQAFAAQYLQEPIPQKYSLLALEDINFYETMPDRFDYFIQSWDTAIKVSENADYSVCTVYGVIENIYYLVSMLRAKLTYPDLKKNIEQLAGKYQPKFILIEDRASGQQIIQDFKFNGFKNIIAIKPKLDKVTRFASVVPMFQASKILIPKKSRFNIVLLQELLNFPNSKNDDIIDSISQCLNFSKEARYSTMVRIRDL, encoded by the coding sequence GTGCAATATCCAGAGAGCTTGTTACAAGCGATATTACGTCAGGATTTTTGTAGTTTTATTAATAAGGTTTTTAATAGCGTTAATCCAGGTACAGAATATAAATCAAACTGGCATATTGAGTTGATTGCAGAGTATTTGGAAGCAGTGCATCATCGGCAGATTAAAAGATTAATTATTAATCTGCCACCGAGAGGTTTGAAATCATTATGTATCAGTGTTGCTTGGCCGGCTTGGGTGCTCGGTCATGATCCCTCAAAACGAATTATGGCGGCTAGCTATTCTCAAATATTAAGTATCAAGCATTCCATGGATTGTCGGTTGGTAATGGCTTCTGATTGGTATAAACAAATTTTTCCGCAAACTATCTTAAGTAAGAAGCATAATCAGAAAAGTAAATTTCTGACTGATGCTAATGGCTTTAGATTTGCTACTTCGGTTGGTTGCTCTGCGACCGGTGAGGGTGGTGATTTTTTAATTATCGATGATCCTCATAACCCATTGCAGGTTAATTCACCAAAATTACGTCATCGAGTAATCGAATGGTTTGAACAAACTTTTATCACCAGACTTAATGACAAAAATAATGGCGCAATTATCTTGGTAATGCAAAGATTGCATAGCGAAGATTTATCTGGGCATTTATTGAGTAATAGTGATCATTGGGAACATTTAAAAATTCCGGTTAAGGCCAGCGAGAATATTAAATTTTATATTAATAATAAAGAATATGAATTTTTAGCAGGAGAAGTATTACACCAGGAACGAGATCAAACAGAACATTTATTGAAGCTTGAGCAGGAAATTGGCTTACAGGCTTTTGCAGCACAATATTTGCAAGAACCGATTCCGCAGAAATACTCATTACTGGCACTAGAGGACATTAATTTTTATGAGACCATGCCTGATCGTTTTGACTATTTTATTCAAAGCTGGGATACGGCAATCAAGGTTTCCGAAAATGCAGATTATAGTGTTTGTACAGTCTATGGGGTGATTGAGAATATATATTATTTAGTATCAATGTTGCGAGCTAAATTAACATATCCAGATTTAAAAAAAAATATTGAGCAATTAGCAGGAAAATATCAGCCAAAATTTATCCTGATTGAAGATAGAGCTAGTGGTCAGCAAATCATTCAAGATTTTAAATTTAATGGTTTTAAGAACATTATCGCCATTAAACCAAAACTGGATAAAGTTACTAGATTTGCTTCAGTGGTGCCTATGTTTCAGGCCAGTAAAATATTAATCCCTAAAAAATCAAGATTTAATATTGTTTTGTTACAGGAATTATTAAATTTTCCTAACTCTAAAAATGATGATATTATTGATTCAATTAGTCAGTGCCTCAACTTTAGTAAAGAAGCGCGTTACTCAACGATGGTGAGAATACGGGATTTATGA
- a CDS encoding phage portal protein, with protein MIQSYLKKIFKPKVHKSHNLIDLAYNYEGFTDRAVGVEAYHKNVIVYRCVNLIAQSAGHVPLVVNKGHHSTRAGKDHPVYRLLHRPNPEKAGADFFSEVIASKLLYGNAYILSAALNDSPPYEIYLLPAAAIEVVTNQNVAVSYRYNTSTHTKTYIIDQISRRSKILHLKNYHPTNKYYGLSCLSAASAHVELHQHATTWNNSLLKNGARPSGALIMKDGSGYLTDEQFARLQEQLYEKFTNSRNAGKPLLLEGGLDWREISISPKDMDFIELKNSAAREIALAFGVPPQLLGISGDNTYSNMQEARLALWEETLIPLLDKLSDALGHWFSHWYQDEIIIDFDRDSISALTEKRENLWAKIASADFMTINEKRSFFGLEAIAGGDQLLARESSQ; from the coding sequence ATGATTCAAAGTTACTTAAAAAAAATTTTTAAACCTAAAGTTCACAAGTCACATAATCTAATAGATTTGGCTTATAATTACGAAGGATTCACAGATCGAGCAGTTGGTGTTGAGGCCTATCATAAAAATGTCATAGTTTACCGTTGTGTTAATTTAATTGCTCAGTCAGCAGGGCATGTACCTTTGGTAGTCAATAAAGGTCATCACAGCACAAGAGCTGGTAAAGATCATCCGGTTTATCGACTGCTACATCGACCAAACCCTGAAAAAGCCGGGGCAGATTTTTTTAGTGAGGTCATTGCCAGTAAGTTATTATATGGTAATGCTTATATTTTATCGGCAGCACTTAATGATTCGCCGCCATATGAAATATATTTGTTACCTGCTGCTGCTATTGAAGTTGTTACGAACCAGAATGTGGCGGTTAGTTATAGATATAACACCAGTACTCATACAAAAACCTATATTATTGATCAAATAAGTCGAAGAAGTAAAATATTACATTTAAAGAATTATCATCCTACCAATAAATATTACGGTCTATCATGCTTATCGGCAGCAAGTGCGCATGTAGAATTACATCAGCATGCTACCACCTGGAATAATTCATTATTGAAAAATGGTGCCAGGCCTAGTGGCGCTTTGATCATGAAAGATGGATCAGGATATCTAACTGATGAACAGTTTGCTCGTTTGCAGGAACAACTATATGAAAAATTTACTAATAGTCGTAATGCAGGCAAACCTTTGTTATTGGAAGGAGGGCTTGATTGGCGGGAAATTAGTATTAGTCCGAAAGATATGGATTTTATTGAATTAAAAAATTCAGCTGCCAGAGAAATCGCCTTGGCTTTTGGTGTTCCTCCGCAATTGCTCGGCATCAGTGGTGATAATACTTATAGTAATATGCAAGAAGCACGTTTGGCGTTATGGGAAGAAACTTTAATTCCACTGTTGGATAAATTGTCTGATGCTTTAGGTCATTGGTTTTCACATTGGTATCAGGATGAAATCATTATTGATTTTGATCGAGATAGTATTTCGGCATTAACCGAGAAACGTGAAAATTTATGGGCAAAAATTGCTAGTGCAGATTTTATGACGATTAATGAAAAAAGAAGTTTTTTTGGGTTGGAGGCTATTGCAGGTGGCGATCAGTTGTTGGCACGAGAATCCTCGCAATGA
- a CDS encoding TIM44-like domain-containing protein, with amino-acid sequence MSVQLLELLFFAGIAFLIINKLISTLGTTSDDDPAKRNSYFGENASLKDVTNTANTTNVAGNIMKPNFLKKKVQDTISNLPELIIMDNEQAIIQGLTELRDRMPSFNPGNFLRNAKSAFKMIIEAGVNNNTAMLEELVDKRYLSLFADIVSSYGKIQETTNLEAKISEIYMFGNNVFIKVVFNGTEVTDNIANLYEEWTFSKSLIAMNNNWYLNNIERLQ; translated from the coding sequence ATGTCAGTTCAATTACTCGAATTACTGTTTTTTGCCGGTATAGCTTTTTTAATCATAAACAAATTAATTTCTACGCTTGGCACTACATCTGATGACGATCCGGCTAAACGTAATTCTTATTTTGGCGAAAATGCTTCGCTAAAAGATGTTACTAATACCGCAAATACCACGAATGTCGCGGGAAACATAATGAAGCCCAATTTTCTAAAAAAGAAAGTACAAGATACTATTAGCAATCTTCCTGAACTGATTATAATGGATAATGAACAAGCGATAATTCAGGGATTGACTGAATTACGTGATCGTATGCCATCTTTTAACCCCGGTAATTTTCTACGTAATGCAAAATCTGCGTTTAAAATGATCATAGAAGCTGGTGTCAACAATAATACAGCAATGTTGGAAGAGCTTGTTGACAAGAGATATTTGTCACTATTTGCTGATATAGTATCCAGTTATGGCAAAATTCAGGAAACTACTAATCTAGAAGCTAAAATTTCAGAAATTTATATGTTTGGTAATAATGTTTTCATTAAGGTAGTATTTAACGGTACTGAAGTGACCGATAATATCGCGAATTTATATGAAGAATGGACTTTTAGTAAGAGCCTTATTGCTATGAATAATAATTGGTATCTTAATAATATTGAAAGATTACAATAA
- the yidD gene encoding membrane protein insertion efficiency factor YidD — protein MKLTLIYLIKFYQFFISPWLGKNCRFYPSCSEYAKDAIMVHGCYKGMYLVLYRIIRCQPLCNGGYDPIPPLPSLDRDNSNSNKSNSEPL, from the coding sequence ATGAAACTAACGCTAATTTATCTTATCAAATTTTATCAGTTCTTTATTTCTCCATGGTTAGGTAAGAATTGTCGTTTTTATCCTTCCTGTTCTGAATACGCAAAAGATGCAATCATGGTACATGGTTGTTACAAAGGTATGTATTTAGTACTATATCGAATTATCAGATGCCAACCATTATGTAATGGTGGCTATGATCCGATACCACCATTACCGTCACTTGATCGAGATAATAGTAACTCAAACAAAAGTAACAGCGAGCCGTTGTAA
- the uvrC gene encoding excinuclease ABC subunit UvrC: MNNNASITGHNLIKSLLDSIPTLPGIYRMLDCNQQILYIGKAKNLRKRLAYYTKQDLTTKITIMIALISDIEYTITGSEVEALLLEAQLIKKWKPKFNILLKDDKSFPYIKLRLDHDYPQLIKYRGQDLTNGKFFGPFISSSQIDITLSELQKIFKLRSCTDNFYANRKRPCLQYQIKRCYAPCVNKISAPDYADLVLQVQDFLCGKTQYLQQRLAQNMEILSTNLDFEAAAEIRDRIKALSYIQLKSGASISEDADVIAIAEIHGHYCIAVFLYRGGQNCGSKSYFPYIPEYNRPHSKLSEERGFEGDTERRSAAHFRFVSDSSTASSCKSSAEVEFQKRSSNKVEVLTAFLSQFYHTHSPPKAIILSDAIPQSKLLVESINKLHQTKSAIIIPKGGIKRDLVLNAYTNAQLALEQNIQKSIKHQTIFAEIRQLFGLKIVPDRIEVYDNSHIMGEFAVGAMIVATPNGFDKKEYRLFNILQQNSGDAKAGDAKIGDDYQMLREVMTRRLTSLRKDPTKTPSLIIIDGGKGHLSVVQKIMHEFNLSIPFVCMSKGLIRNAGHEQFHLPNQEAFTLDNQTSLMKYLQILRDEAHNFAIIAHRAKRSNAIRISKLDDIPNIGQIRKRALLNYFGSYQTICEATIDQLSQVPGINRRVATTIFNNLHL; encoded by the coding sequence ATGAACAATAATGCCAGTATCACAGGTCACAATTTAATCAAATCCTTACTAGATTCTATACCAACTTTACCTGGTATATATAGAATGCTCGATTGCAACCAGCAGATTTTATATATTGGTAAGGCCAAAAATCTTAGAAAACGCCTAGCATATTATACTAAACAGGATCTAACTACTAAAATAACGATCATGATTGCCTTAATAAGTGATATTGAATACACAATTACAGGCTCGGAAGTTGAAGCTCTATTACTTGAAGCTCAATTAATTAAAAAATGGAAGCCCAAATTCAATATTTTACTAAAAGATGACAAGTCATTTCCCTACATAAAATTACGCTTAGATCATGATTATCCACAATTAATAAAATATCGTGGACAAGATTTAACCAATGGTAAATTTTTCGGACCTTTCATTTCTTCCAGTCAAATTGATATAACACTCTCAGAATTACAAAAGATTTTTAAACTAAGATCATGCACAGATAATTTCTATGCTAATAGAAAACGTCCATGCCTGCAATACCAAATTAAACGTTGCTATGCTCCTTGTGTCAATAAAATTTCGGCACCGGATTATGCTGATTTAGTACTCCAGGTTCAAGATTTTTTATGTGGCAAAACTCAATATTTACAACAACGATTGGCACAAAATATGGAAATATTAAGCACCAATCTGGATTTTGAAGCAGCAGCAGAAATCAGAGATAGGATCAAAGCACTAAGTTATATCCAACTTAAATCAGGAGCAAGCATTAGTGAGGATGCTGATGTAATTGCTATTGCAGAGATTCATGGTCATTATTGTATTGCAGTGTTTTTGTACCGAGGCGGCCAAAACTGCGGTAGTAAATCGTATTTTCCATATATTCCTGAGTATAATAGACCTCATTCGAAACTCAGCGAAGAGAGAGGATTTGAAGGAGACACGGAACGCAGATCCGCAGCGCACTTTAGGTTTGTTTCGGATTCGAGTACCGCGTCTTCGTGCAAATCATCCGCAGAAGTAGAGTTTCAAAAGAGGTCTAGTAATAAAGTTGAAGTACTAACAGCTTTCCTCAGTCAATTTTACCATACTCATTCTCCACCAAAAGCAATAATCTTGAGTGACGCTATTCCACAATCAAAATTACTTGTAGAAAGTATTAACAAGTTACACCAAACTAAATCAGCTATTATAATCCCTAAAGGCGGTATTAAACGTGATTTAGTCTTAAATGCCTATACTAATGCACAGCTGGCGCTAGAACAAAATATTCAAAAATCTATCAAACATCAGACAATCTTTGCAGAAATCAGGCAACTATTTGGGTTAAAAATTGTTCCTGATCGTATTGAAGTTTATGACAATAGTCATATTATGGGTGAATTTGCGGTTGGCGCCATGATAGTGGCAACTCCTAATGGTTTTGATAAAAAAGAATATAGATTATTTAATATTTTACAACAGAACTCTGGGGATGCCAAAGCTGGTGATGCCAAAATAGGTGATGACTACCAAATGCTAAGAGAAGTCATGACACGTAGATTAACCAGTCTACGTAAAGATCCCACGAAAACACCAAGCTTAATCATTATCGACGGTGGTAAAGGGCATTTATCAGTTGTCCAAAAGATCATGCACGAATTCAACTTATCTATACCCTTCGTTTGTATGTCTAAAGGTTTGATTAGAAATGCCGGACATGAACAGTTTCACCTACCAAATCAAGAAGCATTTACTTTAGATAATCAGACATCATTAATGAAATATCTTCAAATATTACGTGATGAGGCTCATAATTTTGCAATTATTGCGCATCGAGCCAAACGTTCAAATGCTATTAGAATATCTAAATTAGATGATATCCCTAATATTGGCCAGATAAGAAAAAGAGCTCTACTTAATTATTTTGGTTCATATCAAACTATCTGTGAAGCAACTATTGATCAATTATCACAAGTGCCAGGTATTAATCGCAGAGTGGCAACTACTATATTTAATAATTTACACCTATAG
- a CDS encoding 23S rRNA (pseudouridine(1915)-N(3))-methyltransferase RlmH: MSKIINIISIGKLSENYQHIADDYQKMIKWQINSAEITYSQKLPATQIKQFEAKLITQRYRHKSSRIILDSNGKSLSSYDFAGLIDSQIMQGIDFIIGGAFGLDASILETIDNKISLSTMTFPHQLAKIILLEQIYRAQTILTNHPYHK, encoded by the coding sequence ATGAGTAAAATCATAAATATCATTTCAATAGGGAAATTATCAGAAAATTATCAACATATTGCTGATGATTATCAGAAAATGATTAAATGGCAAATAAACTCAGCAGAAATTACCTATTCACAAAAATTACCGGCAACACAAATTAAGCAATTTGAAGCAAAATTAATTACTCAGCGTTATCGCCATAAATCATCCAGAATAATTTTGGATAGTAATGGCAAAAGCCTTTCGAGTTATGATTTTGCTGGTTTAATAGATAGCCAGATAATGCAAGGTATAGATTTTATTATCGGAGGAGCTTTTGGTCTTGATGCTTCAATATTAGAGACGATAGATAATAAAATTAGTTTATCAACTATGACTTTTCCTCACCAATTGGCAAAAATTATTTTGCTTGAACAAATTTATCGAGCTCAAACAATTTTAACTAATCATCCTTATCATAAATAA
- a CDS encoding transporter substrate-binding domain-containing protein — MINIRQFLKFVFLKLLAGVVYKKVLLFNKYIKIVALFLVMLPHFTAIASAEYSVAAKPPITLQDISLDKCIDASDKQMLTNGWYLWEPYQFNRITSGGYTLTGMDIELGKAISERVGVEIKYDPITWSRHQRELKEGKRDMAAGATYTEERSQFVYFSIPYRFEENSLFVLKNTEKKLVFYNISEYLAQIRLQNFRLGVTKSFIYADAKINEFIADNANSDILFQYENDTEALRALLRGEIDGFMADRVVGAAIVLNRGAGDKVRELQLNIKTPIHFMFSKQTVPLELVDHFNQEIQKFVISPEYKNIVKNYVYPVLLLQTIDSQWFYMVGMIGTIAFAISGIAIAAKENLTLFGTFLLAMLPSVGGGIMRDVIVNRETVGIILTPSYMYYILIIVVIGFATVRLLNYYNNNSAADNFIQKFWTNLLIVCDAMGQAAMIVIGVSVVIMMRIEPVELWGPFFAFLTSNGGGILRDLLRQDRIISCISGGFNAEVAILWGLVFSIFLDMNAHNPNPDTIRYMVILIASGAFITKLAIHYLNIPNVRFHTES, encoded by the coding sequence ATGATCAATATTAGACAATTCTTGAAATTTGTGTTCCTTAAACTTCTTGCAGGAGTGGTTTATAAGAAAGTGCTATTGTTTAATAAGTACATTAAAATTGTAGCACTGTTCCTCGTCATGTTACCGCATTTTACTGCTATTGCTAGTGCAGAGTACTCTGTTGCTGCAAAGCCTCCTATTACTCTCCAGGACATTAGCTTGGATAAATGTATAGATGCTTCTGACAAACAAATGTTAACCAATGGTTGGTATTTATGGGAGCCATATCAGTTTAATCGAATTACTTCTGGTGGTTATACACTAACAGGTATGGATATAGAGCTTGGTAAAGCCATATCAGAGCGGGTGGGTGTTGAGATCAAGTATGATCCTATTACTTGGAGCAGGCATCAAAGAGAGCTCAAAGAAGGTAAAAGAGATATGGCTGCTGGTGCAACCTATACTGAGGAAAGATCACAATTCGTATATTTTTCTATTCCTTATAGATTCGAAGAAAATTCTTTGTTTGTATTAAAGAATACAGAAAAGAAATTGGTTTTTTATAATATTTCAGAGTATTTAGCGCAGATAAGACTGCAAAATTTTCGTTTGGGAGTAACTAAAAGTTTTATTTATGCTGATGCAAAGATTAATGAATTTATAGCAGATAACGCAAATAGTGACATATTATTTCAATATGAAAATGATACAGAGGCATTACGAGCATTGTTACGTGGTGAAATTGATGGGTTTATGGCTGATCGGGTTGTTGGTGCAGCTATAGTTTTAAACCGTGGTGCTGGAGATAAAGTACGTGAGCTTCAGTTAAATATTAAAACACCAATTCATTTCATGTTTAGTAAACAAACTGTACCACTAGAATTAGTCGATCATTTTAATCAAGAAATTCAAAAATTTGTTATCAGTCCTGAATATAAAAATATAGTAAAAAATTATGTATATCCGGTATTATTACTGCAGACTATCGATTCGCAGTGGTTTTATATGGTAGGTATGATTGGTACCATAGCTTTTGCAATTTCAGGGATTGCGATAGCTGCTAAAGAAAATTTAACTTTATTTGGTACTTTTTTGCTGGCTATGCTGCCATCAGTAGGCGGTGGAATTATGCGTGATGTTATAGTAAATCGAGAAACAGTTGGTATTATCCTGACGCCATCATATATGTATTATATATTGATTATTGTGGTTATTGGTTTTGCTACGGTAAGATTACTTAATTATTATAATAATAATTCTGCTGCCGATAATTTTATACAAAAATTCTGGACTAATTTACTAATAGTATGTGACGCTATGGGGCAAGCTGCAATGATAGTAATTGGAGTCTCGGTAGTAATTATGATGAGGATAGAACCGGTTGAGTTATGGGGACCATTTTTTGCTTTCTTGACTTCAAATGGTGGTGGAATTTTAAGAGATTTATTAAGACAAGATAGGATTATTTCTTGTATCTCTGGAGGGTTTAATGCTGAAGTGGCGATATTATGGGGGTTAGTGTTTAGTATATTTCTAGATATGAATGCACATAATCCAAATCCTGATACTATCAGATATATGGTTATTCTTATTGCCAGTGGTGCCTTTATCACCAAACTTGCAATACATTATTTGAATATACCTAATGTTAGATTTCATACTGAAAGCTGA
- the xseA gene encoding exodeoxyribonuclease VII large subunit, which produces MIVLANSLTNSQSLKEFSVNEISNIIKELLELNLGVVRIRGEISGLKIASSGHAYFNLKDHLAVLGCTCWRPTLARLKVPLADGMEVIATGKVTAYAGQSRYQLSIEKIDAAGDGLWMQILTQRQEKLAKEGLFAAENKKPLPFMPKKIAVVTSITGVVIRDIIHRIVNRFPTSIIIWPVTVQGENSAAEIASAISGFNNLDDEHKPDLIIVARGGGSIEDLWSFNEEIVVRSTAASKIPIISAVGHETDYTLIDFAADKRAPTPTAAAEFAVPVAADLHYTLKVHYNRLLNSVIQLLKYQQQVIGSYVKVLRYPTYYIETGAQKIDELGLRLVESMPNLLQFKSSIITQLTIDRLNPGHYIDYCSLRLNNLHDNLTRSFNKIFDNYNYKLHLNSQLLSSLDYNNTLRRGFAIIKTDGGKIVSSRQEAILDDKFSVKFHDGELLVQKLH; this is translated from the coding sequence ATGATCGTGTTAGCTAATAGTTTAACAAATTCTCAATCCTTAAAAGAATTCTCAGTAAATGAGATTTCAAATATTATTAAGGAATTGCTAGAACTTAATCTGGGAGTAGTTAGAATTAGAGGAGAAATTTCTGGGCTAAAAATTGCTAGTTCCGGACATGCTTATTTTAATTTAAAAGATCATTTAGCTGTTCTTGGCTGTACTTGTTGGCGTCCAACTTTAGCAAGACTCAAAGTTCCGCTTGCAGATGGTATGGAAGTTATTGCTACAGGAAAAGTTACTGCATATGCTGGACAATCACGTTATCAATTATCTATAGAAAAAATTGACGCTGCTGGAGATGGCTTATGGATGCAGATTTTAACGCAACGTCAGGAAAAGTTGGCAAAAGAAGGATTGTTCGCTGCAGAAAATAAAAAGCCTTTGCCTTTCATGCCTAAGAAAATAGCGGTTGTTACTTCAATTACTGGTGTGGTTATTAGAGATATTATTCATCGTATTGTCAATCGTTTTCCGACGAGTATTATTATTTGGCCGGTTACTGTACAGGGAGAAAATTCGGCAGCTGAAATTGCGTCAGCGATCTCTGGATTCAATAATCTGGATGATGAGCATAAACCAGATTTAATTATCGTTGCTAGAGGTGGCGGCTCAATTGAAGATTTATGGTCATTTAATGAGGAAATAGTAGTAAGAAGTACAGCTGCGTCCAAGATCCCTATCATTTCTGCGGTAGGTCATGAAACTGATTACACTCTTATAGATTTCGCTGCTGACAAGAGAGCTCCTACTCCAACTGCTGCAGCAGAATTTGCTGTGCCTGTAGCTGCTGACTTACATTATACTTTAAAGGTGCACTATAATAGGCTGTTAAATAGTGTAATTCAGTTGTTAAAATATCAGCAACAAGTTATTGGAAGTTATGTTAAGGTACTGCGTTATCCTACATATTATATAGAAACTGGTGCGCAAAAAATTGATGAGCTGGGCTTAAGACTGGTAGAGTCCATGCCAAATTTATTGCAATTCAAGTCCAGTATCATCACTCAGTTAACTATAGATCGGTTAAACCCCGGGCATTATATTGATTATTGTTCACTACGGCTAAATAATTTACATGATAATCTGACGAGATCGTTTAATAAAATTTTTGATAATTATAATTATAAATTGCATTTAAATTCCCAATTACTGTCAAGTTTAGATTATAATAATACGTTAAGGCGTGGTTTTGCTATAATTAAAACTGATGGTGGTAAAATAGTGTCTTCGCGACAAGAAGCTATTCTTGATGATAAATTTAGTGTTAAATTTCATGACGGAGAGCTCTTGGTGCAAAAACTGCATTAA
- a CDS encoding transposase, whose product MTTRIDYCQYLLSSQTNYTITNFADHVEGLSDDRVRRYLANAKLSPRLIWEHGKEEIIFSANGKLLFDDSVLDKSYSNNIDEVRYQYSGNAKEVIKGIGIVTCVYVNPEENKFWIIDYRIFNPDKDGLTKIDHVKEMLRNAHYSKKVAFNTVLMDSWYATTSILLQIETIGKYYYCPIKSNRLVDDSNGNKAYCRVDSLDWSTDDISNGKIIKIHKFPKDHKVKLFRVTVSTNRTDYVVTNDMAQNSLDAVQQEYGFRWKIEEFHREVKQVTGIEKCQCRIGRIQRNHIACAIMVWNCLKKAANAASSTVYQLKSGLLRNYLIQELKSPVVRFA is encoded by the coding sequence ATGACTACAAGAATAGATTATTGTCAGTATTTATTATCGAGCCAGACAAATTATACTATTACAAATTTTGCTGATCATGTAGAAGGTTTAAGCGACGACAGGGTCAGAAGATATCTAGCGAATGCTAAATTATCACCAAGATTAATATGGGAACACGGTAAAGAAGAGATTATCTTCAGCGCTAACGGCAAGTTGCTATTTGACGATAGCGTATTAGATAAAAGTTACTCGAATAATATAGATGAAGTCAGGTATCAATATAGCGGCAATGCCAAGGAAGTAATAAAAGGCATAGGTATTGTGACCTGTGTTTATGTTAATCCTGAAGAGAATAAGTTTTGGATAATAGATTATAGGATATTCAATCCCGATAAAGACGGTTTAACTAAAATAGATCACGTTAAAGAAATGCTGCGTAATGCTCATTATAGCAAAAAGGTTGCATTTAACACAGTACTTATGGATAGTTGGTATGCGACAACCTCGATTCTACTTCAAATAGAAACTATCGGTAAATATTACTATTGTCCTATCAAAAGTAATCGTTTAGTAGACGATAGCAACGGTAATAAGGCTTACTGTAGAGTTGATTCTTTGGATTGGAGTACTGATGATATTAGCAACGGTAAGATTATCAAGATTCATAAATTTCCTAAAGATCATAAAGTGAAATTATTCAGAGTAACTGTTTCTACCAACAGAACTGACTATGTCGTCACAAACGACATGGCTCAAAATTCGCTTGATGCTGTACAACAAGAGTATGGCTTCAGGTGGAAGATTGAGGAATTTCATCGTGAAGTCAAGCAAGTCACCGGTATTGAAAAGTGCCAATGTAGAATAGGAAGAATACAGAGAAATCATATAGCTTGCGCTATCATGGTCTGGAATTGTTTGAAAAAAGCTGCAAATGCTGCTTCTAGCACCGTATATCAGCTAAAGAGCGGGTTATTAAGGAACTATTTAATCCAGGAATTAAAGAGCCCTGTCGTGCGATTTGCGTAA